From a single Sinomonas atrocyanea genomic region:
- a CDS encoding glutamine amidotransferase gives MRPFLLLASRDHDEVADDEYRAFCAYAGLEPEHLHRVRAEAGPLPQIRLEDYSGVILGGSPFTASDPREEKDPVQRRVEEEIGVLLRRIVEADFPFLGACYGVGLLGSQMGAVIDRHFGEPVGPVKVRLSAVGLRDPLCAGLQPAFHAFVGHKEAVRTLPPHAALLAGSDTCPVQMFRFRRNLYATQFHPELDVAGLERRIDAYRHSGYFPPHEAEQVKERARGARVSEPQKILDNFVSRYAVGD, from the coding sequence ATGAGGCCCTTCCTTCTGCTGGCATCCCGTGACCACGACGAGGTGGCGGACGACGAGTACCGGGCCTTCTGCGCCTACGCGGGCCTCGAGCCCGAGCACCTGCATCGCGTCCGCGCCGAGGCCGGCCCCCTGCCCCAGATCCGGCTCGAGGACTACTCGGGGGTGATCCTCGGCGGGAGCCCGTTCACCGCCTCGGACCCCAGGGAGGAGAAGGACCCGGTCCAGCGCCGGGTCGAGGAGGAGATCGGCGTCCTGCTCCGCCGGATCGTCGAGGCAGACTTCCCGTTCCTCGGCGCCTGCTACGGGGTCGGTCTCCTGGGCAGCCAGATGGGTGCCGTGATCGACCGCCACTTCGGCGAGCCCGTCGGGCCCGTGAAGGTGAGGCTGAGCGCCGTCGGCCTCCGGGATCCCCTCTGCGCCGGCCTCCAACCGGCGTTCCACGCCTTCGTGGGCCACAAGGAGGCCGTCCGCACGCTCCCGCCGCACGCCGCGCTCCTCGCCGGCTCGGACACGTGCCCGGTGCAGATGTTCCGCTTCCGCCGGAACCTCTACGCGACCCAGTTCCACCCCGAGCTGGACGTGGCGGGCCTCGAACGGCGCATCGACGCCTACCGGCACTCGGGCTACTTCCCGCCCCACGAGGCCGAGCAGGTCAAGGAACGCGCGCGCGGCGCCCGCGTGAGCGAGCCGCAGAAGATCCTGGACAACTTCGTCAGCCGCTACGCCGTGGGGGACTGA